TTGCCTTCGCTAATGCAGTACGAGCCTGTTGTGGATTTGGCAAATCAGCATCCGGTTCGATATTCATCAACAACACTGCACGGCGCTCACCTGATAATACAGAATCAACTCCAGCCCCTGTTGCATTTACCAATGAAGCGCCAACCGCATTACCACCCTCAGGCAAGAAACCTAAAGTAGCGCCGGTCTGCGTAGCAATAAATTGTGCAAGTACATGCAGATCGGGTGATTGTGGATGGGCTGTTGCAGCAGAACCAAGCAATACTGCAGTATTTGTTCCGGACAACAAGCTATCGGCAATCTTTTGCGCCGCTGGTGAAATCGTTACTGAGGGCGTTCCAGCAGGAACGGAAGCAGACTTCGCTTTTGCCACAGCTTGAGCTATTTCAGCCAAGGCATTTAACCAAGAGCCAGGGGCAGCAACAACACCATTTGCTGGAATTAACCAGTCATCACCACCTGCATCAATGCGTGAAACCTGCAATCCACGCTTGGCGGCAGTACGTAGACGGGCAGCAATAATTGGCTGATCCTTACGCAAGAAACTGCCGATGATTAGCGCACGATCCAACTCACTTAATTTGGCTACTGGCATACCCAACCAAGGAGCAGAAGCCGCGCCAGTAATACTAGTTTGACGTAGGCGAGTTTCAACTTGGTTTGAACCCAATCCACGCACTATCTTTTGCAGAAGATGCAATTCTTCAGTACTTGAAATCGGATGGGCCAAAGCGCCAATTGATTGCGCTCCATTTTCGGAAGAGATCGTCTTTAATGAATGTGCGACATAGTCCAATGCTGATTGCCAATCAGTTTCTAACCACTGACCGCCCTGCTTGACCATTGGCGTTGTTACGCGATCGGCGCTATTGAGACCTTCATAAGCAAAACGGTCACGGTCACTAATCCAGCATTCATTGATAGCTTCGTTTTCTAAGGCAACCACACGCATTACTTTGTTATTTTTGGTCTGTACTGTAATGTTTGTGCCAAGGCTATCGTGCGGACTTACAGAACGCTTACGCCCCAATTCCCAAGTACGAGCTTCATAGCGGAATGGCTTGCTTGTTAATGCACCAACTGGGCATAAATCAATCATATTTCCAGAAAGCTCTGAATCTACTGTTTGACCCACAAATGTGGTGATCTCTGAATGCTCACCACGATTAATCATGCCAAGTTCCATCACGCCAGCTACTTCTTGGCCAAAGCGAACGCAACGAGTACAGTGAATGCAACGACTCATCTCCTGCATGGAGATTAATGGGCCTACATTCTTATGGAACACCACACGCTTTTCTTCTTCATAGCGTGAATTTGACTTTCCGTAGCCAACTGCTAAGTCTTGTAACTGGCACTCGCCACCCTGGTCGCAAATTGGGCAATCTAATGGATGGTTGATTAGCAAGAATTCCATCACTGAGCGCTGAGCTTCAACCGCCTTGGCAGAGTGTGTGAATACCTTCATGCCTTGAGTCACTGGTGTTGCGCAAGCAGGCAATGGCTTTGGTGCCTTCTCAACTTCCACTAAACACATACGGCAGTTAGCGGCAATTGATAACTTCTTGTGATAGCAGAAATGCGGTACGTAAGTTCCTAACTTATTCGCGGCGTGCATCACCATCGAACCTTGCGGAACTTCTACCGTCTTGCCATCTAATTCGATTTCAACCATGCTCACTTTTAGGTGTCCCGTACTCTATAACTTATAAAGGTTTCGCAGAATCTAAGCAACGCTTGTGTTCTACGTGATACGCAAATTCATCCATGTAATGCTTCAACATGCCACGTACTGGCATAGCGGCAGCATCACCCAATGCACAAATCGTGCGGCCCTGAATGTTGGCAGCAACGTCATTTAACAAATCTAGATCCTCTGGTCGGCCTTGACCATGTTCAATGCGATGAACAATGCGCCACAACCAACCCGTACCTTCACGGCATGGTGTGCACTGGCCACAAGATTCTTCGTGATAGAAATAAGACAAACGCTCTAATGCGCGCACCATACAACGCGTCTCATTCATCACGATCACAGCGCCCGATCCCAACATCGAACCCGCCTTAGCGATGCTGTCGTAATCCATTGTTAGATCCATCATTTGCGCACCAGGAATTACTGGAGCAGATGAACCACCTGGAATAACGGCTTTAATGGCTTTGCCATCACGCATACCGCCTGCTAACTTCAAGAGTTCAGCAAATGGCGTGCCTAATGGAATTTCATAATTACCAGGATGAGCTACGTCACCGGATACGGAGAAAATCTTTGTACCGCCATTGTTAGGTTTGCCAAGCTCCAAATAAGCCTGACCACCAATTGCCAAAATGAATGGCACAGCAGCAAAGGTCTCAGTATTGTTAATCGTTGTTGGCTTGCCATACAAACCGAAGCTTGCCGGGAATGGTGGCTTAAAGCGTGGCTGACCTTTTTTGCCTTCTAAAGACTCAAGCAGCGCAGTCTCTTCACCACAAATATATGCACCCCAACCTGGAGCTGCATGCAATTGGAATGAGAAATCACTACCTAAAATTTTGTCGCCCAAATAGCCAGCAGCACGAGCCTCTTCTAAAGCCTCTTCAAAGCGTGAATACACTTCCCAGATTTCGCCGTGGATATAGTTATAACCAGCGCTAATGCCCATGGTGTATGCACCAATGATCATGCCTTCGATCAAAGCATGTGGGTTGTAACGAATGATGTCGCGGTCTTTAAACGTACCTGGTTCACCTTCGTCGCTATTGCAAACCAAATACTTTTGGCCAGGGAACTGACGCGGCATAAAACTCCACTTCAATCCTGTTGGGAAGCCAGCACCTCCACGACCACGTAATGAGGAAGCCTTTAACTCAGCAATGATGGCATCCGGCGCAACCTTGTCGTTAATTAAACGACGTAACTGTTGATAGCCACCACGGCTTTCGTAATCTTTTAAACGCCAGTTATTGCCATTCAATCCAGCAAGGATCAAAGGCTTAATGTGACGATCGTGCAAGCTGGTCATGCTGCTTTCCCTTCTGCACGGAGTTCATTCAAAAGAGCATCAATCTTCTCTTTACTCATAAAGCTGCACATACGCTTGTCATTCACCAACATCACAGGAGAATCACCACATGCACCCATGCATTCACCCTCTTTAAGGGTGAATGTGCCGCATGGAGTAGTTTCATTAAAGCCAATACCCAAAGTTTCTTTTAAATATGTAGCAGCAGTTTCACCATGTGTTAACTGGCATGGCAAGTTTGTGCAGATTACCAATTTGTACTTACCAATCGGTTTGGTGTTGTACATGTTGTAGAAAGTTGCTACCTCTTCTACAGCAATCGTTGGCATTTCTAAAATTTGAGCAACGGTAGCAATCACCTCTGGCGACACCCAACCTACTTCAGTTTGGGCGGCGATCAATGAAGCCATCACTGCAGATTGTTTTTGCTCTGGCGGATATTTCGCGACATTACGGGCAATGTCTGCCAGCGTTTTGTCAGATAGTTGAAGAGTTGTTGTCATTAAATAATCCTTGGCGCGCTAATTAGCGGTCAATCTCCCCGAACACAATATCTTGCGTACCAATAATGGTTACAGCGTCAGCCAACATATGACCACGAGACATCTCATCCATAGCTGACAAGTGCACAAAACCTGGAGCACGAATCTTCATACGGTAGGGCTTATTAGCGCCATCAGAAATCAAATAGATACCAAACTCGCCTTTAGGATGCTCAACAGCAGAATAAGCCTCACCATCAGGAACGTGGATACCTTCTGTAAAAAGCTTGAAGTGATGAATCAACTCTTCCATATTGGTTTTCATATCTACGCGCTTAGGCGGAGAAACCTTATGGTTATCGCTCATCACAGGGCCGGGGTTTGCTTTTAACCAAGCAACGCACTGCTTAATGATGCGATTAGACTGGCGCATTTCTTCCATGCGAACCAAATAACGATCATAAGAGTCGCCGTTTACACCCACTGGAATATCAAAATCGAGGCGGTCATACACCTCGTAAGGTTGCTTCTTACGCAAATCCCATTCAATACCAGAGCCGCGCAACATCGGTCCCGTAAAGCCCAACTGTAAAGCACGCTCGGGCGTAACAACGCCAATATTCACGAGACGTTGCTTCCAAATGCGGTTGTCAGTAAGCAAATTGCAATACTCGTCGACGTTTGCATCAAAGCCATTAGAGAACTGCTCGATGAAATCAAGCAATGTACCGCTGCGGTTTTCATTCAAACGCTTTAATGCAGATGCGCTACGAATTTTGGACTTGCTGTACTGCGCCATTTGATCTGGCAAATCACGATATACGCCACCTGGACGATAGTAAGCAGCATGCATACGAGCGCCTGATACTGCCTCGTACATATCAAAGATATCTTCACGGTCACGGAATGCGTATAAGAATACCGCCATTGCACCCACGTCTAATCCGTGGCAACCAATCCAAAGCAAGTGATTCAACAAGCGTGTGAGCTCGTCATACATTACGCGAATATATTGTGCGCGCAATGGAACATCCACTTGAAGCAATTTTTCGATTGCCATGACATAAGCATGCTCATTGGACATCATGGATACATAGTCCAAACGATCCATGTAAGGAACGTTCTGAATCCAAGTACGAGTCTCCGCTAATTTTTCAGTAGCGCGATGTAACAAGCCAATGTGTGGGTCAGCACGCTGAATGACCTCACCATCAAGTTCAAGAACAAGGCGTAAAACGCCGTGAGCTGCAGGATGCTGAGGACCAAAATTGAGGGTGTAATTCTTAATCTGTGCCATGGCTTAAGCTTGACCTCCATACTGCTCTTCACGAACGATGCGTGGAGTAATCTCGCGTGCTTCGATAGTTACTGGCTGATAAACAACGCGCTTCAACTCAGGGTCATAGCGCATTTCCACATTACCGCTGATTGGGAAGTCTTTTCTAAATGGGTGACCGATAAAACCATAGTCAGTCAAGATACGACGCAAGTCATCATGGCCTTCAAAAATAATTCCATAAAGGTCAAATGCTTCGCGCTCGAACCAATTTGCAGAGTTCCATACGGGAGTAATTGAAGCAACCAATGGGTAGCTATCGTCTGGGGCAAATACGCGTAAGCGCAAACGCCAGTTATGCTCTAAGGACAATAAGTGACTAACAACGCCAAAGCGTTGACCACTCCAAGCGCCATCACGATAGTCTTGGTAATCAACACCACATAAATCAATCAATTGCTCAAACGCTAAAGAAGGGTCATCGCGGAGCATTAAAGCGGACTCAAAATAAGTATCTGCTTTTACAGTAACCGTTACTTCGCCAAGAGCGATCTCAACAGACTGAATACGTTGACCTAAAACTTTTTCTAGGTTAGCGGCTAATTGAACCAAACGATCTGACATGATTTAAGCCTTCCGCGCGATAGTGCTAGTGCGAGTGATCTTGGATTGCAGCTGAATAATTCCATAGATCAACGCTTCTGCTGTTGGAGGGCAACCAGGAACATAAATGTCGACTGGAACAATACGGTCACAACCGCGCACCACTGAATAAGAGTTATGGTAGTAACCACCACCGTTTGCACATGAACCCATGGAAATTACCCAGCGTGGCTCAGGCATTTGGTCGTATACCTTACGTAGAGCTGGTGCCATCTTGTTACACAAGGTTCCAGCAACAATCATGAGGTCTGACTGACGCGGTGATGGGCGGAAAACTACACCAAAACGATCCAAGTCATAACGGGAAGCGCCTGCATGCATCATCTCTACTGCACAACAAGCAAGGCCAAAGGTCATTGGCCATAGAGAACCGTTACGGGTCCAGTTAATCAGCTGATCAGCTGTAGTTGTTACAAAACCTTCTTTAAGAACGCCTTCTAATGCCATATCGATCACTCCCAGTCGAGAGCGCCCTTTTTCCAGATATATACAAATCCCACAATGAATTCCAAGAGGAAGATCACCATAGAGGCGTAGCCAAACCAACCTAGATCACGTAACGCAACTCCCCAAGGAAAGAGGAATGCAGTTTCTAGGTCAAACAAAATAAAGAGAATGGCAATGAGGTAGTAGCGCACGTCAAACTTCATACGTGCATCTTCGAAAGCTTCAAAACCGCACTCATATGGCGATAATTTTTCAGCATCAGGCTTCGAAGGAGCCAGCATTTTTCCAAGGAACATGGGCACTAATCCAACCCCAATTCCTACGAGGATGAAAAGCAGAACAGGAAAGTAATTAGCGAGATTCAAAATAGCCCTGTGTTCGTCTAAAAAACCTTTAAAAACAGCAAATTATTCATTATTCCACTACAAGCTCTATTGATTTAGAGCAAAAACCCTTACAGATTCTGCATTTATGGTGCCGACGGCGAGACTCGAACTCGCACAGCCTAAGCCACTACCCCCTCAAGATAGCGTGTCTACCAATTTCACCACGTCGGCATCTTGCAAAACCCAACAATTCTACTGCATTGCACTACTCAATAACCTCAAAAAGAGGCATGAAAAGCGGTAAAAGACTACTTTTTACTTCGGAACAGCTGGCTTGCTAGGATCTTGAGCAGGAGCAGTTGGCGCTGCAGGAGCGGCAGATGGGGCTACCGTTCCAGAGAGAACGCCAGGACTGACTTCCTTCCTATTTCCAAGCCAAGTAATACCAATAGTGCTGATAAAAAATACAGCAGCAAAAATAGCGGTTGTATGAGACAGAAAGTTGGCTGAGCCACTGGCGCCAAACAAGCTACCAGAAGCGCCTGAGCCAAAAGCAGCCCCCATGTCTGCGCCCTTACCCTGTTGCAAGAGAACCAACAAAATCACAGCCAATGCTGAGATTACCTGCAGCACGATTAATAAAGTCTTAAACCATTCCACAACATTTCTCCAATAAAAAACTATGCTCTACAAATAGCCAGAAAATCTCGGGCATCTAGGGATGCGCCGCCAACTAATCCACCATCGATATCGGGCATGGCAAACAATTCAACGGCATTATCGGGTTTGACACTACCGCCATACAAAATTCCAACATGTGATG
This DNA window, taken from Polynucleobacter sp. MWH-UH25E, encodes the following:
- the nuoG gene encoding NADH-quinone oxidoreductase subunit NuoG, with product MVEIELDGKTVEVPQGSMVMHAANKLGTYVPHFCYHKKLSIAANCRMCLVEVEKAPKPLPACATPVTQGMKVFTHSAKAVEAQRSVMEFLLINHPLDCPICDQGGECQLQDLAVGYGKSNSRYEEEKRVVFHKNVGPLISMQEMSRCIHCTRCVRFGQEVAGVMELGMINRGEHSEITTFVGQTVDSELSGNMIDLCPVGALTSKPFRYEARTWELGRKRSVSPHDSLGTNITVQTKNNKVMRVVALENEAINECWISDRDRFAYEGLNSADRVTTPMVKQGGQWLETDWQSALDYVAHSLKTISSENGAQSIGALAHPISSTEELHLLQKIVRGLGSNQVETRLRQTSITGAASAPWLGMPVAKLSELDRALIIGSFLRKDQPIIAARLRTAAKRGLQVSRIDAGGDDWLIPANGVVAAPGSWLNALAEIAQAVAKAKSASVPAGTPSVTISPAAQKIADSLLSGTNTAVLLGSAATAHPQSPDLHVLAQFIATQTGATLGFLPEGGNAVGASLVNATGAGVDSVLSGERRAVLLMNIEPDADLPNPQQARTALAKANTVIALTPFKSADLMEVADVILPITPFTETVSTFVNAEGKAQTIQPSVKPLGDSRPAWKVLRVLGGLLDLDGFLYNLPEEVLGEALGDNYCTRLNNQSSNTSISAGVQSSGLERLADVNIYAGDLIVRRASALQLTKDAKRGNQVGLGQKLFAELGLKEGDAVRVTQGGASVDMPATLEANLAANTVRVSAGTAASSKLGSMFGPVTVTKA
- the nuoF gene encoding NADH-quinone oxidoreductase subunit NuoF encodes the protein MTSLHDRHIKPLILAGLNGNNWRLKDYESRGGYQQLRRLINDKVAPDAIIAELKASSLRGRGGAGFPTGLKWSFMPRQFPGQKYLVCNSDEGEPGTFKDRDIIRYNPHALIEGMIIGAYTMGISAGYNYIHGEIWEVYSRFEEALEEARAAGYLGDKILGSDFSFQLHAAPGWGAYICGEETALLESLEGKKGQPRFKPPFPASFGLYGKPTTINNTETFAAVPFILAIGGQAYLELGKPNNGGTKIFSVSGDVAHPGNYEIPLGTPFAELLKLAGGMRDGKAIKAVIPGGSSAPVIPGAQMMDLTMDYDSIAKAGSMLGSGAVIVMNETRCMVRALERLSYFYHEESCGQCTPCREGTGWLWRIVHRIEHGQGRPEDLDLLNDVAANIQGRTICALGDAAAMPVRGMLKHYMDEFAYHVEHKRCLDSAKPL
- the nuoE gene encoding NADH-quinone oxidoreductase subunit NuoE; the encoded protein is MTTTLQLSDKTLADIARNVAKYPPEQKQSAVMASLIAAQTEVGWVSPEVIATVAQILEMPTIAVEEVATFYNMYNTKPIGKYKLVICTNLPCQLTHGETAATYLKETLGIGFNETTPCGTFTLKEGECMGACGDSPVMLVNDKRMCSFMSKEKIDALLNELRAEGKAA
- a CDS encoding NADH-quinone oxidoreductase subunit D, with translation MAQIKNYTLNFGPQHPAAHGVLRLVLELDGEVIQRADPHIGLLHRATEKLAETRTWIQNVPYMDRLDYVSMMSNEHAYVMAIEKLLQVDVPLRAQYIRVMYDELTRLLNHLLWIGCHGLDVGAMAVFLYAFRDREDIFDMYEAVSGARMHAAYYRPGGVYRDLPDQMAQYSKSKIRSASALKRLNENRSGTLLDFIEQFSNGFDANVDEYCNLLTDNRIWKQRLVNIGVVTPERALQLGFTGPMLRGSGIEWDLRKKQPYEVYDRLDFDIPVGVNGDSYDRYLVRMEEMRQSNRIIKQCVAWLKANPGPVMSDNHKVSPPKRVDMKTNMEELIHHFKLFTEGIHVPDGEAYSAVEHPKGEFGIYLISDGANKPYRMKIRAPGFVHLSAMDEMSRGHMLADAVTIIGTQDIVFGEIDR
- a CDS encoding NADH-quinone oxidoreductase subunit C; this encodes MSDRLVQLAANLEKVLGQRIQSVEIALGEVTVTVKADTYFESALMLRDDPSLAFEQLIDLCGVDYQDYRDGAWSGQRFGVVSHLLSLEHNWRLRLRVFAPDDSYPLVASITPVWNSANWFEREAFDLYGIIFEGHDDLRRILTDYGFIGHPFRKDFPISGNVEMRYDPELKRVVYQPVTIEAREITPRIVREEQYGGQA
- a CDS encoding NADH-quinone oxidoreductase subunit B family protein, encoding MALEGVLKEGFVTTTADQLINWTRNGSLWPMTFGLACCAVEMMHAGASRYDLDRFGVVFRPSPRQSDLMIVAGTLCNKMAPALRKVYDQMPEPRWVISMGSCANGGGYYHNSYSVVRGCDRIVPVDIYVPGCPPTAEALIYGIIQLQSKITRTSTIARKA
- a CDS encoding NADH-quinone oxidoreductase subunit A, encoding MNLANYFPVLLFILVGIGVGLVPMFLGKMLAPSKPDAEKLSPYECGFEAFEDARMKFDVRYYLIAILFILFDLETAFLFPWGVALRDLGWFGYASMVIFLLEFIVGFVYIWKKGALDWE
- the secG gene encoding preprotein translocase subunit SecG, with protein sequence MEWFKTLLIVLQVISALAVILLVLLQQGKGADMGAAFGSGASGSLFGASGSANFLSHTTAIFAAVFFISTIGITWLGNRKEVSPGVLSGTVAPSAAPAAPTAPAQDPSKPAVPK